Proteins encoded within one genomic window of Actinoplanes octamycinicus:
- a CDS encoding MSMEG_1061 family FMN-dependent PPOX-type flavoprotein, whose protein sequence is MESDLVTSAFDSLRRDAVPDHEALRRVYELPNEAAVRKQMSELTVPTRRLIACASLVLVASADAEGNFDVSPRGGPAGFVSVLDSRTVAIPDATGNKRLDTLQNVVATGRAGLLFVIPGRSTTLRVNGRACVSTSPELLSRLTAVGKPPASALVVGIEQVYPHCPKAFLRSGTWKPERWLPADAQPTSAEVTQAQLRMPGLTIAEIEQNEADALKYRYE, encoded by the coding sequence ATGGAATCGGACCTGGTGACCAGTGCCTTCGACTCGCTGCGCCGCGACGCCGTGCCCGACCACGAGGCGCTGCGCCGGGTCTATGAGCTGCCCAACGAGGCTGCCGTGCGCAAGCAGATGTCCGAGCTCACCGTGCCGACCCGCCGGTTGATCGCCTGCGCCTCGCTGGTTCTGGTGGCCAGCGCCGACGCCGAGGGCAACTTCGACGTGTCGCCGCGCGGCGGCCCGGCCGGTTTCGTCAGCGTGCTGGACTCGCGGACGGTGGCGATCCCGGACGCGACCGGCAACAAGCGTCTGGACACCCTGCAGAACGTGGTGGCCACCGGCCGGGCCGGGCTGCTGTTCGTCATCCCGGGGCGCAGCACGACGCTGCGGGTGAACGGGCGGGCCTGCGTCTCCACAAGCCCGGAGCTGCTGTCCCGGCTGACCGCGGTGGGCAAGCCGCCGGCGAGCGCGCTGGTGGTCGGGATCGAGCAGGTCTACCCGCACTGCCCCAAGGCGTTCCTGCGCAGCGGGACCTGGAAACCGGAGCGGTGGCTGCCGGCCGACGCCCAGCCGACCTCGGCCGAGGTGACCCAGGCCCAGCTACGGATGCCGGGCCTGACCATCGCCGAGATCGAGCAGAACGAGGCGGACGCGTTGAAGTACCGGTACGAGTGA
- a CDS encoding MMPL family transporter, with amino-acid sequence MFDRWGRFVVRRAWWVIGGWLVGAFLIIGLLPSLSEITSGDQGSFLPDSYESVQAIELATKAFPEQATSTAVVVVKRTDGGELTAADQQKTQALATAIGDAHIAGVGQPLTGPQAVAPNKTVQLISIPVTAAATDAEGQLNAVKQTRDVIKTQLAGTALSAGVAGQVAQIVDNNDTFTTAFTVVGTATFVLIIVLILIIFRSPIAALLPIVVISVVMQVSSNLIAAAGELFDFNVDQSLQTLLLIVLYGIGTDYLLFLLFRYREQLRAGADKKTAMVHAVARVGEVITSAAAAVIVAFLVLLLASFGGFGSLGPALAIAVFVMLVTGLTLIPALVSLIGPATFWPSKAWKREPKGTRFARIGAAVGRRPAVAAAASGLVLVALASGVLLFKADYDFAAGFPSTTESAKAAADLERGFPQGALDPTEAYLTTTGGGKLTDAQLAEFGAAAAKVDGVGAVQPPVKNADGTVARFGLLLTVNPASNEAITLVHDHLRDDLHGIAPPGTKVLVGGTTALFADINSANNRDLSVILPVAALLIAIILGLLLRSVVAPVYLVLAVLLNFAATLGAAVYLFQGVADRPGVTFQLPIVLYLFVLAIGTDYNILMIARLREEARAGNEPRDAAALAIQHGGPSVAAAGVILAGTFAVLALAPVSFLQQIGFSVATGILLAAFVMSMFLVPSLTALIGHAAWWPGHGDVDRRPAETETQAPVAG; translated from the coding sequence ATGTTCGATAGATGGGGACGGTTCGTCGTACGCCGGGCGTGGTGGGTGATCGGGGGCTGGCTGGTCGGCGCCTTCCTGATCATCGGGCTGCTGCCCAGCCTCTCCGAGATCACCAGCGGGGACCAGGGCAGCTTCCTGCCGGACAGCTACGAGTCGGTGCAGGCCATCGAGCTGGCCACCAAGGCGTTCCCGGAGCAGGCCACGTCCACCGCGGTCGTGGTGGTGAAACGCACCGACGGCGGCGAGCTGACCGCCGCCGACCAGCAGAAGACCCAGGCGCTGGCCACCGCGATCGGCGACGCGCACATCGCCGGGGTCGGGCAGCCGCTGACCGGCCCGCAGGCGGTCGCGCCGAACAAGACGGTCCAGCTGATCTCGATCCCGGTCACCGCGGCGGCGACCGACGCCGAGGGCCAGCTGAACGCGGTGAAACAGACCCGTGACGTGATCAAGACGCAGCTGGCCGGGACCGCGCTGAGCGCCGGGGTGGCCGGGCAGGTGGCCCAGATCGTCGACAACAACGACACGTTCACCACGGCGTTCACCGTGGTCGGGACGGCGACGTTCGTACTGATCATTGTCTTGATCTTGATCATTTTCCGGAGCCCGATCGCGGCGCTGCTGCCGATCGTGGTGATCAGCGTGGTCATGCAGGTCTCGTCGAACTTGATCGCGGCGGCCGGCGAGCTGTTCGACTTCAACGTCGACCAGAGCCTGCAGACCCTGCTGCTGATCGTGCTCTACGGCATCGGCACCGACTACCTGCTCTTCCTGCTGTTCCGCTACCGCGAGCAGCTGCGGGCCGGCGCCGACAAGAAGACCGCGATGGTGCACGCCGTCGCCCGGGTCGGCGAGGTGATCACCTCGGCGGCGGCCGCGGTGATCGTGGCGTTCCTGGTGCTGCTGCTGGCCAGCTTCGGCGGGTTCGGGTCGCTCGGCCCGGCCCTGGCGATCGCTGTCTTCGTCATGCTGGTCACCGGGCTCACCCTGATCCCGGCCCTGGTCAGCCTGATCGGGCCGGCCACCTTCTGGCCGTCGAAGGCGTGGAAGCGGGAGCCGAAAGGCACCCGGTTCGCCCGGATCGGCGCGGCGGTCGGCCGCCGTCCGGCGGTGGCCGCGGCCGCGTCCGGCCTGGTGCTGGTCGCGCTGGCCAGCGGGGTGCTGCTGTTCAAGGCGGACTACGACTTCGCGGCCGGGTTCCCGAGCACCACCGAGTCCGCGAAGGCGGCCGCCGACCTGGAGCGCGGCTTCCCGCAGGGCGCGCTGGACCCGACCGAGGCCTACCTGACCACCACCGGCGGCGGCAAGCTGACCGACGCGCAGCTCGCCGAGTTCGGCGCGGCGGCCGCCAAGGTGGACGGGGTCGGCGCGGTCCAGCCGCCGGTGAAGAACGCCGACGGGACGGTCGCCCGGTTCGGTCTGCTGCTCACCGTGAACCCGGCGTCCAACGAGGCGATCACGCTGGTCCACGACCACCTGCGCGACGACCTGCACGGCATCGCGCCGCCCGGCACCAAGGTGCTGGTCGGCGGCACCACCGCGCTGTTCGCCGACATCAACTCGGCGAACAACCGGGACCTGTCGGTGATCCTGCCGGTCGCGGCGCTGCTCATCGCGATCATCCTGGGCCTGCTGCTGCGCAGCGTGGTCGCGCCGGTCTACCTGGTCCTCGCGGTGCTGCTGAACTTCGCCGCGACCCTGGGCGCCGCGGTCTACCTGTTCCAGGGCGTCGCCGACCGGCCCGGGGTGACCTTCCAGCTGCCGATCGTGCTCTACCTGTTCGTGCTGGCGATCGGCACCGACTACAACATCCTGATGATCGCCCGGCTGCGCGAGGAGGCCCGGGCCGGCAACGAGCCGCGCGACGCCGCCGCCCTGGCGATCCAGCACGGCGGCCCGTCGGTCGCCGCGGCCGGGGTGATCCTGGCCGGCACGTTCGCGGTGCTGGCCCTGGCCCCGGTGTCGTTCCTGCAGCAGATCGGCTTCTCGGTGGCGACCGGCATCCTGCTGGCCGCGTTCGTGATGTCGATGTTCCTGGTCCCGTCGCTGACCGCGCTGATCGGGCACGCCGCCTGGTGGCCGGGCCACGGTGACGTGGACCGCCGCCCGGCCGAGACCGAGACGCAGGCCCCGGTCGCCGGTTGA
- a CDS encoding HAD family hydrolase produces MADTAIFDVDGTLVDTNYQHAIAWYRAFRRHELTVPVWRIHRAIGMGGDQLVPAVAGDDAERRHGDALREAQTEEFDRLIDEVRPFDGARELIEEVKSRGFRVVLASSGRKQHVEHFLDLVGGRPIADAWTSADDVERSKPAPDLVATAMERAGGASGVMIGDSTWDCVAARKLDVPTLAVRTGGFSAEELTDAGAVRVFDSLIDLRKALDETALGSPS; encoded by the coding sequence GTGGCCGACACCGCGATCTTCGACGTCGACGGCACGCTCGTCGACACCAACTATCAGCACGCCATCGCCTGGTACCGGGCGTTCCGGCGGCACGAACTCACCGTGCCGGTCTGGCGGATCCACCGGGCCATCGGGATGGGCGGCGACCAGCTCGTCCCGGCGGTCGCGGGCGACGACGCCGAGCGGCGCCACGGTGACGCGCTGCGGGAGGCCCAGACCGAGGAGTTCGACCGGCTGATCGACGAGGTACGCCCGTTCGACGGCGCCCGCGAGCTGATCGAGGAGGTCAAGTCCCGCGGCTTCCGGGTGGTGCTGGCCAGTTCCGGCCGCAAGCAGCACGTCGAGCACTTCCTCGACCTGGTCGGCGGCCGGCCGATCGCGGACGCCTGGACCAGCGCCGACGACGTGGAGCGCAGCAAACCGGCGCCGGACCTGGTCGCCACCGCGATGGAGCGGGCCGGCGGAGCCTCCGGCGTGATGATCGGCGACTCGACGTGGGACTGCGTCGCCGCCCGCAAGCTGGACGTGCCGACCCTCGCCGTCCGCACCGGCGGTTTCTCCGCCGAGGAACTGACCGACGCCGGCGCCGTCCGCGTCTTCGACTCCCTGATCGATCTCCGCAAGGCCCTCGACGAGACCGCCCTCGGCTCACCGAGCTGA
- a CDS encoding fibronectin type III domain-containing protein, giving the protein MSVERLRRRAAGILVLLVSGLCVLVGVTRAAASAQVEAITGLLTYTADADGAIWRIRPDGDLTLLSDPDDNGPARDIAVGKDGFVYAVVADPAKVVRFAPDGATVDWGSGQLTDPTGIDVDQTTGHVYVSDSTGVHEFDDEGNETPVSIPGLVSAKGVAIDPAGVMFVADFNADTGHTTVRRVENGEPSVVGSPFTFGVTTAIDVDSHENVYLAAPLRGEYEKVSPGGTRSVVAQPNGSVGGVAVDAHDNVWAADPDLGTVSRISGDDALDPSTITQLTSPTAVDTWTVPLPPASVTAMARDEAVEVRWTASDANGSHAVTRYTARVVGTERTCTTTGTSCTISGLSNDVAYTVTVAATNTGANDVGQSAPSAASDPVTPHEPTYPSSPTLTAQSGNAEAALTITPGDDGGSPVIRWEVSQDRDAWTTLTTTPSGEDLTATVTGLANSYAVTLWVRAVNAVGPSVSQPIEVTPMPELPGAPASLTAAPGNQSARLLFNPPEDDGGSPIDHYEVKIDEGDWETVYSAPADGGALRADVLGLDNGTTYTVHLRAVNALGPGAGITDEVTPATAPDAPADVTTSPQDEGAILEFAPPAEDGGAAVDYYEVATADDAWERATLSPAEEQGRWQATVTGLTNGQTYWLKLRAVNSQGPGAETGAWAYPAAVPGKPTGVILTPRVRGARIVFTTPDDGGSGITGYEYSVDNGGTWHELHASPNVEDESRATLESYLNDLTGRVQYSVRVRATNSRGTGPASDAATVTPIGTPLAPTDLTATARRLDDAYGYGSATVVFEPPTDTGGSEITGYQLTPDDGETWFDLDVTPTGEGATTLRGSIDWLMEGETYAVRVRAVNDAGEGDPSESYSLAAKWPPGTPGAFYAVPGNQEALLVFGQPDSGGDPITSYEVSIDGGDWTALDWRSSDDREDLVATLTGLANDVELSVQLRARNSLGVGEPVSTTFTPSAAAVMPEEPAEDPIEEPVEEPSESPTPEPSPEPSAETPSPEPSPSITTASPSPSVSTPSPTPAPSPSPTPSPTTPSPSPTPTTPSPSPTPTTASPSPTPTTPSSTPTTPGPSPSATTAAPTPSVTSASPTPSATSASPTPSTTSASPTPSATTPSPSPSAASPSATPSPTPSATPSATPSPSESAAPPGSPSGVTAQAGISSIVVSWNPPADASGVARYRAMTEPGPGTCTSSGTSCVIGAAAGTSYTVTVVALGKGGESAASAASNTVTPTTPAIPDTVPNTDKPLTTPAGTSNTVAPGGTVTIKGKGYAPFSTVTVTLYSDPLELGTATADAAGEISLTVTIPAGVPVGTHSIVASGVDSNGNALVRRLDVKAAAKDTTTTTKPLPTTGPAVLWLLIAGSAITATGAAARILAARRS; this is encoded by the coding sequence ATGTCGGTGGAGAGGCTGCGCCGTCGCGCGGCGGGAATCCTGGTCCTGCTGGTCAGCGGGCTGTGCGTGCTGGTCGGAGTGACCCGGGCAGCGGCGTCGGCACAGGTCGAGGCGATCACCGGGCTGCTCACCTATACGGCCGACGCGGACGGAGCGATCTGGCGGATCCGCCCCGACGGCGATCTCACCCTGCTGTCCGACCCTGATGACAACGGGCCGGCGCGGGACATCGCGGTGGGCAAGGACGGTTTCGTGTACGCCGTCGTCGCCGATCCCGCGAAGGTCGTCCGGTTCGCGCCGGACGGGGCAACGGTGGACTGGGGCTCGGGGCAACTGACCGACCCGACCGGGATCGACGTCGATCAGACCACCGGCCACGTGTACGTCAGCGACTCCACCGGGGTGCATGAGTTCGACGACGAGGGCAATGAGACCCCGGTATCGATCCCCGGCCTGGTCAGCGCGAAGGGTGTCGCCATCGACCCGGCCGGCGTCATGTTCGTCGCCGACTTCAACGCCGACACCGGGCACACGACGGTGCGCCGGGTGGAGAACGGCGAGCCCTCCGTCGTGGGCAGCCCGTTCACCTTTGGTGTGACCACGGCGATCGACGTCGACAGCCACGAGAACGTGTATCTCGCCGCGCCTCTCCGAGGCGAATACGAGAAGGTGAGCCCGGGCGGGACCCGTTCGGTGGTCGCTCAGCCCAACGGCAGCGTGGGCGGCGTCGCCGTGGACGCGCACGACAACGTGTGGGCAGCTGATCCCGATCTTGGCACGGTGTCCCGGATCAGCGGGGACGACGCTCTCGACCCTTCGACGATCACCCAGCTCACCTCGCCGACCGCAGTCGACACCTGGACCGTGCCGCTGCCACCGGCTTCGGTGACGGCGATGGCGCGCGACGAGGCGGTCGAGGTGAGGTGGACCGCCAGCGACGCCAACGGATCGCACGCGGTCACCCGATACACGGCCCGGGTGGTCGGGACCGAACGCACGTGCACCACCACCGGGACGAGCTGCACCATCTCCGGACTGAGCAACGATGTTGCATACACGGTCACGGTGGCCGCCACCAACACCGGAGCCAATGATGTCGGGCAGTCCGCGCCCAGCGCCGCGTCGGACCCGGTCACCCCGCACGAGCCGACCTATCCCAGCAGCCCGACCCTGACCGCCCAGTCCGGCAACGCGGAGGCGGCGCTCACCATCACGCCGGGCGACGACGGCGGCAGCCCGGTGATCAGGTGGGAGGTGTCGCAGGACCGGGACGCCTGGACGACACTGACGACCACACCATCCGGGGAGGACCTGACCGCGACCGTCACCGGCCTCGCGAACAGCTACGCGGTGACGCTCTGGGTGCGGGCGGTCAACGCGGTCGGACCGAGTGTCTCCCAGCCCATCGAGGTCACACCGATGCCGGAACTGCCCGGCGCCCCGGCCTCGCTGACCGCCGCCCCGGGAAACCAGAGCGCACGCCTCCTGTTCAACCCGCCGGAGGACGACGGCGGCTCGCCGATCGACCACTACGAGGTGAAGATCGACGAAGGCGACTGGGAAACGGTCTACTCCGCGCCGGCCGACGGGGGCGCCCTGCGGGCCGACGTGCTCGGGCTGGACAACGGAACCACCTACACGGTGCACCTGCGGGCCGTGAACGCTCTGGGGCCCGGTGCGGGGATCACCGACGAGGTGACGCCGGCGACCGCCCCCGACGCGCCGGCCGACGTGACCACCAGCCCGCAGGACGAAGGCGCCATCCTGGAGTTCGCGCCGCCCGCCGAGGACGGCGGCGCGGCCGTCGACTACTACGAGGTGGCCACGGCCGATGACGCATGGGAGCGGGCGACGCTCAGCCCGGCCGAGGAGCAGGGCCGGTGGCAGGCCACCGTGACCGGCCTGACCAACGGGCAGACCTATTGGCTGAAGCTGCGCGCGGTGAACAGCCAGGGACCCGGCGCGGAGACCGGCGCGTGGGCCTATCCGGCGGCCGTCCCCGGCAAGCCGACCGGCGTGATCCTGACGCCCCGGGTGCGGGGCGCCCGCATCGTCTTCACGACGCCGGACGACGGCGGCTCCGGCATCACCGGCTACGAGTACTCCGTCGACAACGGCGGCACCTGGCACGAGCTGCACGCATCCCCGAACGTCGAGGACGAAAGCCGCGCCACGCTGGAGAGCTACCTGAACGACCTGACCGGCCGCGTCCAGTATTCGGTGCGGGTCCGCGCCACCAACTCGCGGGGCACCGGGCCGGCTTCGGACGCCGCCACGGTCACTCCGATCGGCACGCCGCTCGCGCCCACCGACCTGACCGCCACGGCGCGGCGCCTGGACGACGCCTACGGCTACGGTTCCGCAACCGTGGTGTTCGAGCCGCCGACGGACACCGGCGGCAGCGAGATCACCGGGTACCAGCTGACCCCCGACGACGGTGAAACCTGGTTCGACCTGGACGTCACCCCGACCGGCGAGGGTGCGACAACCCTGCGCGGCAGCATCGACTGGCTGATGGAGGGCGAAACTTACGCGGTACGGGTCCGTGCCGTGAACGACGCCGGGGAGGGTGATCCGAGCGAGTCGTACAGCCTGGCGGCGAAGTGGCCGCCCGGCACGCCAGGAGCGTTCTACGCGGTGCCGGGGAACCAGGAGGCGCTGCTGGTCTTCGGTCAGCCCGACTCGGGCGGCGACCCGATCACGTCCTATGAGGTGAGCATCGACGGCGGGGATTGGACCGCCCTGGACTGGCGGTCATCGGACGACCGGGAGGATCTGGTCGCGACGCTGACCGGGCTGGCCAACGACGTCGAATTGTCCGTCCAGCTGCGCGCCCGCAACTCGCTGGGCGTCGGCGAGCCGGTGTCCACCACGTTCACTCCGTCCGCTGCGGCCGTCATGCCCGAGGAGCCTGCCGAGGATCCGATCGAGGAACCGGTCGAGGAACCGTCCGAGTCACCAACACCCGAGCCCTCACCGGAACCGTCGGCCGAGACACCGAGCCCGGAACCGTCGCCCAGCATCACGACCGCGTCGCCGTCGCCCTCGGTCAGCACGCCGTCGCCGACACCGGCACCGTCCCCTTCGCCGACGCCTTCTCCGACGACTCCTTCGCCGTCCCCCACGCCGACGACTCCATCCCCGTCGCCCACGCCCACCACAGCATCGCCGTCGCCCACGCCGACGACACCGTCCTCGACCCCGACGACTCCTGGGCCATCCCCGTCGGCCACGACGGCCGCACCCACTCCGTCCGTTACGAGCGCTTCGCCCACCCCATCGGCGACCAGCGCGTCGCCGACACCCTCGACAACGAGCGCGTCGCCGACCCCATCGGCGACCACGCCGTCCCCGTCGCCCTCGGCGGCCAGCCCGTCCGCGACGCCGTCCCCCACACCGTCCGCGACCCCGTCGGCCACCCCCAGCCCCTCGGAATCCGCCGCTCCCCCGGGCTCGCCGAGCGGCGTCACCGCCCAGGCCGGCATCTCCTCGATCGTGGTTTCCTGGAACCCGCCCGCTGACGCCTCCGGCGTCGCCCGCTACCGGGCGATGACCGAACCCGGCCCGGGCACCTGCACCTCCAGCGGCACCAGCTGCGTGATCGGCGCCGCGGCCGGCACTTCCTACACCGTCACCGTCGTCGCGCTCGGCAAGGGCGGCGAGTCGGCGGCCTCCGCCGCGTCGAACACGGTCACCCCGACCACCCCGGCGATCCCGGACACCGTCCCCAACACCGACAAACCACTCACCACACCGGCCGGCACCAGCAACACGGTGGCGCCCGGCGGCACGGTGACGATCAAGGGCAAGGGGTACGCCCCGTTCTCCACGGTCACCGTCACGCTCTACTCCGACCCGTTGGAGCTGGGCACCGCCACCGCGGACGCCGCCGGTGAGATCAGCCTGACCGTCACCATCCCGGCCGGGGTCCCGGTCGGCACCCACTCGATCGTCGCCTCCGGCGTGGACTCGAACGGCAACGCCCTGGTCCGCCGCCTCGACGTGAAGGCCGCCGCGAAGGACACGACCACCACGACGAAGCCGCTGCCCACGACCGGACCGGCCGTACTGTGGCTGCTCATCGCCGGCAGCGCGATCACCGCGACCGGCGCCGCGGCCCGTATCCTGGCCGCCCGCCGCAGCTGA
- a CDS encoding nitroreductase family deazaflavin-dependent oxidoreductase, with protein sequence MSDWNAKIIEEFRANEGRVGGPFEGAPMVLVHNKGRKTGRELVIPLMYLPHENDDDVIYIFASKAGAPDNPDWYYNLITAGKGAVERGTETYDVKVREVTGDERDRIYYEQSRLYSNFAEYAQKTAGIRTIPVLELTRA encoded by the coding sequence ATGAGCGACTGGAACGCCAAGATCATCGAAGAGTTCCGGGCCAATGAGGGCCGGGTCGGCGGGCCTTTCGAGGGCGCGCCGATGGTGCTGGTCCACAACAAGGGTCGCAAGACCGGCCGGGAGCTGGTCATCCCGCTGATGTACCTGCCGCACGAGAACGACGACGACGTCATCTACATCTTCGCCTCGAAGGCCGGCGCCCCGGACAACCCGGACTGGTACTACAACCTGATCACGGCCGGCAAGGGCGCCGTCGAACGTGGCACCGAGACCTACGACGTCAAGGTCCGCGAGGTCACCGGCGACGAACGCGACCGCATCTACTACGAGCAGTCCCGCCTCTACTCGAACTTCGCCGAGTACGCCCAGAAGACCGCCGGCATCCGCACCATCCCGGTCCTCGAGCTGACCCGCGCCTGA
- a CDS encoding MGH1-like glycoside hydrolase domain-containing protein encodes MAESSGAEQRRLRDADTAAVPWRRWGPYVSDRQWGTVREDYSPGGDAWSYLSHDMARSRAYRWGEDGIAGFCDDQQWLCLAVALWNGHDPILKERFFGLTNQEGNHGEDVKEYYFYVDGTPTHSYMRMLYKYPHRAFPYEELVVTNGRRDRTQYEYELLDTGIFAEDRYFDVEIEYAKAAPEDILARITVHNRGPETATLRVLPTLWFRNIWSWDRPEPRPELHAAARNGAAPVVEAVHQRLGTRRLTCLGAPDLLFTENDTNTDRVFHRPNGSPFVKDAIDRYVVHGETAAVNPAATGTKVAADYTLHVPAGGTGVVRVRLSEQAVTSSDAEFDALVQTRRDEADEFYQQVLAPQLSAAERQVARQALAGLLWSKQYFGYDVERWLTGHGKDPLEAGPTRNGEWFHMICHDVISMPDKWEYPWFAAWDLGFQAVALSMVDAELAKSQLSLLLSRRYLHPNGQIPAYEWNFGDVNPPVHAWAAHLVHELEKARTGRGDHDWLESVFHQLARNFSWWVNRKDADGNNVFQGGFLGLDNIGVFDRSSTSLPTGGTIDQADGTAWMALYCQSMLQIALELSVRDPVYVEQAQAYFEHFAWIAVAVNRKSSTAALWDDEDGFFYDLLRLPDGETRRLRIRSMVGLLPLAAATVYDPALLARFPRLLENARDFVSRHPSISSVLTRDEQLLAFFDEDRLRRILARMLDEEEFLSPYGIRSLSRWHREHPFAFPVRDDVYRVSYLPAESDSGMFGGNSNWRGPIWFPVNMLIIRSLLNLYLAYGDEFTVECPTGSGQRMTLFQVARELSDRLTRIFLPDPDGRRPCYGGQDIFATEHWRDLITYSEYFHGDNGAGLGAAHQTGWTGLVALLPNLFAGVAGPELLDQRMSGLFPDRK; translated from the coding sequence ATGGCTGAGAGTTCCGGCGCCGAGCAGCGACGCCTCCGGGATGCCGACACCGCCGCCGTGCCGTGGCGGCGGTGGGGGCCGTACGTCAGTGACCGGCAGTGGGGCACGGTCCGGGAGGACTACAGCCCGGGCGGGGACGCCTGGTCCTACCTGAGCCACGACATGGCGCGGTCGCGGGCCTACCGCTGGGGCGAGGACGGGATCGCCGGGTTCTGCGACGACCAGCAGTGGCTGTGCCTGGCCGTCGCGCTGTGGAACGGGCACGACCCGATCCTCAAGGAACGCTTCTTCGGGCTGACCAACCAGGAGGGCAACCACGGGGAGGACGTCAAGGAGTACTACTTCTACGTCGACGGGACGCCGACCCACTCGTACATGCGGATGCTCTACAAATATCCGCACCGCGCCTTCCCGTACGAGGAACTCGTCGTCACGAACGGCCGGCGGGACCGCACCCAGTACGAGTACGAGCTGCTCGACACCGGGATCTTCGCCGAGGACCGGTACTTCGACGTGGAGATCGAATACGCGAAGGCGGCCCCGGAGGACATCCTGGCCCGGATCACCGTGCACAACCGGGGTCCCGAGACCGCCACCCTGCGGGTGCTGCCCACCCTGTGGTTCCGCAACATCTGGTCCTGGGACCGGCCGGAGCCGCGACCCGAGCTGCACGCGGCCGCCCGCAACGGCGCCGCGCCGGTCGTCGAGGCGGTCCACCAGCGGCTCGGCACCCGCCGGCTGACCTGCCTGGGCGCGCCCGACCTGCTGTTCACCGAGAACGACACGAACACCGACCGGGTGTTCCACCGGCCGAACGGCAGCCCGTTCGTCAAGGACGCGATCGACCGCTACGTGGTGCACGGCGAGACGGCCGCGGTCAACCCGGCGGCCACCGGCACCAAGGTCGCCGCCGACTACACCCTGCACGTGCCGGCCGGCGGGACCGGCGTGGTCCGGGTCCGCCTCAGCGAGCAGGCGGTGACCTCCTCGGACGCCGAGTTCGACGCGCTCGTGCAGACCCGGCGCGACGAGGCCGACGAGTTCTACCAGCAGGTGCTCGCCCCGCAGCTGAGCGCCGCGGAGCGGCAGGTGGCCCGGCAGGCGCTGGCCGGCCTACTGTGGAGCAAACAATATTTCGGGTACGACGTGGAGCGCTGGCTGACCGGGCACGGCAAGGATCCGCTGGAGGCCGGGCCGACCCGCAACGGCGAATGGTTCCACATGATCTGCCACGACGTGATCTCCATGCCGGACAAGTGGGAGTATCCCTGGTTCGCCGCGTGGGACCTGGGCTTCCAGGCCGTGGCGCTGAGCATGGTCGACGCCGAGCTGGCCAAGAGCCAGCTGAGCCTGCTGCTCAGCCGGCGCTACCTGCACCCCAACGGGCAGATCCCGGCGTACGAGTGGAACTTCGGCGACGTCAACCCGCCGGTCCACGCGTGGGCGGCACACCTGGTCCACGAACTGGAGAAGGCGCGCACCGGGCGGGGCGACCACGACTGGCTGGAGTCGGTGTTCCACCAGCTGGCCCGCAACTTCAGCTGGTGGGTGAACCGCAAGGACGCCGACGGCAACAACGTCTTCCAGGGCGGCTTCCTCGGCCTGGACAACATCGGGGTGTTCGACCGCAGCAGCACGTCGCTGCCCACCGGCGGCACCATCGACCAGGCGGACGGGACCGCGTGGATGGCGCTGTACTGCCAGAGCATGCTGCAGATCGCCCTGGAGCTGTCGGTGCGCGACCCGGTCTACGTCGAGCAGGCGCAGGCGTACTTCGAGCATTTCGCCTGGATCGCCGTGGCGGTCAACCGCAAGTCGAGCACGGCGGCGCTCTGGGACGACGAGGACGGGTTCTTCTACGACCTGCTGCGGCTGCCCGACGGCGAGACGCGCCGGCTGCGGATCCGCTCGATGGTGGGGCTGCTGCCGCTGGCCGCGGCCACCGTGTACGACCCGGCGTTGCTGGCCCGGTTCCCGAGGCTGCTGGAGAACGCCCGGGACTTCGTGTCCCGCCACCCCAGCATCAGCTCGGTGCTGACCCGCGACGAACAGTTGCTGGCGTTCTTCGACGAGGACCGGCTGCGGCGGATCCTGGCCCGGATGCTCGACGAGGAGGAGTTCCTCAGCCCGTACGGGATCCGGTCGCTGTCCCGCTGGCATCGCGAGCACCCGTTCGCCTTCCCGGTCCGGGACGACGTCTACCGGGTGTCCTATCTGCCCGCCGAATCGGACAGCGGGATGTTCGGCGGCAACTCGAACTGGCGCGGCCCGATCTGGTTCCCGGTCAACATGCTGATCATCCGCTCGCTGCTCAATCTCTATCTGGCGTACGGCGACGAGTTCACCGTCGAGTGCCCGACCGGCTCCGGGCAGCGGATGACCCTGTTCCAGGTGGCCCGGGAGCTGTCCGACCGGCTGACCCGGATCTTCCTGCCGGACCCGGACGGCCGCCGGCCCTGCTACGGCGGGCAGGACATCTTCGCCACCGAGCACTGGCGGGACCTGATCACGTACTCCGAGTACTTCCACGGCGACAACGGGGCCGGCCTCGGCGCCGCGCACCAGACCGGCTGGACCGGGCTGGTGGCGCTGCTGCCGAACCTGTTCGCCGGGGTGGCCGGGCCGGAACTGCTGGACCAGCGGATGTCCGGGCTCTTCCCGGACCGCAAATAG